CCGAGTACATCCAGTGCTCGGCCATAGCCGCGCCTGAGTAGGGCGCGAGGAATTGGAGGGGCGCGGGATCAGCGGAAGTCGCCACGACGACCGTGGTGTACGGCATGGCCCCGGCCTGCTCCAGGATGTCCACCGTACGAGCGACTGCCGTGGCCTTCTGGCCTATGGCCACGTAGACACAGTAGACACCTCTGCCCCGCTGGTTTGTGATGGCGTCGATGGCGAGAGAGGTCTTCCCCGTCTGCCGGTCGCCGATAATGAGCTCGCGCTGTCCCCGGCCGATGGGAACCATAGCATCCACCACGGTAACCCCAGTGGAGAGAGGTTCCCTGACTGGGCTTCGGTCAGCTATTCCGGGAGCCGGCGCCTCCACCGGGGACCGCGCGTCCGGCACGATGGGGCCGCCCTCATCGATCGGCACTCCAAGCACGTTGACCACCCGGCCCAGAAGCGCCCGTCCCACCGCCACGTTCATGATCCTTCCGGTGGACCGCACGGTCTGGCCTTCCCTGATGTTCTCGTCGGATCCCAGGACCACGCAGTAGACTTCGTTCCGCTCCAGGCTGAGCACCATCCCGTGGGTGCCGTCTGGGAACTTGACGAGCTCTCCCATCATGGACATATCCAGTCCGCTGGTGCGGGCTATGCCGTCGCTCACAGAGAGCACGGTGCCCACATGCTCCACTGCGGGCGGGAACTGCGTCATGGCCACTACACGCCGAAGAGCGGCCGCGAACTCCTGGAGGGCATCCAGGTCTTTGAGCCCGGCAGTGGCTTTCTCCATCCGTGAATACAGGAAGGCCAGACGGGTGCGGACTGTTCCGTCCACCAGGAGGTCCCGCGCCTGAACGGAGATGCCCCCTAGCGCAGCAGGGTCGATGTCCACAGAGAGCCTGACATCCCTGCCCGTCCTCAGCTCTACCTGGTCCTCTATGCGCTCAAGATCGCGCTCGTGAAGTCTCTCGCTTGTTCGGACTCTGACCCGGAGTGGCGGTTCATGCATTCTGTCTGTCGCTCCCCCCACTCTCCATCTCCGCCAGGAACTCTTCTACGATGCGCCGGTTGTCCGCGCTATCCAGGGACCTTTCCACCACCCGGGACGCGGCATCGATTGCAGTGTCGATGACCAGGTGTCTGAGTTCCTCCCAGGCGCGCCTCCGTTCCCGTTCCACTTCCTCGCGGAGGGCATCGTGGGCACGTCTTGCCTCGTCCCTCGCCCTGGCCACTATCTCATCGAACTTCCTGTCTGCCTCCTGGTGCGCGCTCTCCTCTATGGAGGCTGCCTCAGCCCTGGCCTCCGCAAGCCTTTGCTCGTACTCTGCCCGCAGCGCGGCCGCTGCGGCCCTATCCTCTTCTGCCTCCCGGCGCAACCTCTCCACCGTCTCTGCCCGCTCACGGATCACGTTCTTGATCGGCCTGTAGAGAACGGCCCGGAGGATCAGGACGAGGAGGAGGAAGTTGACCAGAGTCGCGACGAAAGTCATGTTCAGGTTGAGCATGGTTCAACCCCCCGGACGCCCTGCCCGGATCAGCGGAATGGGTTCGCAAGGAGCAGAATGAGAGCGATGACAATGGCGAGGATGGGAGTGGCCTCCACAAGTCCTATGCCAATCAACATGGTCGAGAAGATAGAGTTCCTGGCCTCGGGCTGCCGGGCAATGGCGTCCATGGCCCTCCCTGCGACATGGGAGTTGCCGAGCGCCGCGACTGCGGCCGACACGCTTACGATGATCGCTATAGCCCCAATAGATGTCAGGATCACCATATGGGAAGGTGTCACGGTAACTCACTCCCTGCCGTGGCTGTGACCTGGGTCCGCCTCCATCGCCACATAGGAGATGGAGAGCATCGTGAAGAGGTATGCTTGGAGGACCGAGATGAACACGTGGAACAACTGGCCGAATAGAGGCACGACGAAAGCCACAAGCTTTGCGAGAACCAGAATCAAGACATCCCCTGCGAACATGTTGCCGAAGAGCCTGAAAGCGAGGGTAATGATCCTGGTCCCCGCCTCGATCAGGTTCAGGGGCAAGAAGAGCAGATTGGGCTCGAAGTACTCACGCAAGTACCCGTCAAGTCCTTTCGTGCGGATCCCCACCGCAGCGCTTGTCGCGAAAACCGAAACCGCAAGTGCCAGCGTGACGTTGATATCCGCTGTCGGTGACCGCAGTCCTGGCACGAGCCCGAGGAGGTTCGCCACGAGTATGAAGAGGAAGAGGGTGCTCATGACCGGGAAGGCGCTTCCCGCCCGGCCGGGTGTGTTCCTCTTGACTAGCCCGTCCACGAACTCAACTGCGAGTTCGGCCACGGCCTGCATTCCCGAGGGTCTCCCAGGGTTGAGCCTCGACAAGACGAGGATGCCGAACACGGTGAGAATGCCCATTACCACCCAGGTCATGACGACCGTGTCCCAGTTGAGCACAAGACCCCCGATGCCCCTGACGGTGTGTGCCCCGATCTCAGTCTCCGTCCTGGCCGCCCCCAAGCCCGGGGTCAGGGCTCTGTGCAGGGCACGGCGCGCTGCGCTCAGCCCTCCGTGCGATCCCTACGAGTGCCAGTACCGCAGCGAGCTGTCCAGTTCCGATTCCCACGATCGACCCCCATGCCCCGGTTGGTCCCCAGCCCCTGGTCGCGAGCCATACCGCTGTACACGCGATGAAGGACCTGGCGATGAACCACATCCCGGAAACGCGGGAAGACCCTCTTCCGCGGGCCGACTCTTGCGCAGCGGCCGTGAGGCTGACCTGCCCCAACAGCATCACAGAGTTGATGGCCGCCCCGGCCACCCCCATCACGAATCCGGGGAGGAACCCCGGCAATGACATGAGGCTCGACAACGTCTCTTCCCTCCCGGATTGGGATAGCCTGGACACCCATGGTCCACTGTCCAGTACTGCCCCGGACTTCCCCTGCGTATTCCGTTACAGAAACTAGCCCGTTCTGAACCCCCATAAGAAAATCGAGGCCGTGGGCACCTTGCCCCACAGCCTCGACTCTCACCCTTATACTCAGCGCGTCACCCTCGAAACGCCCTGGTCGCATTCACTACG
Above is a window of Bacillota bacterium DNA encoding:
- the atpF gene encoding F0F1 ATP synthase subunit B; translated protein: MLNLNMTFVATLVNFLLLVLILRAVLYRPIKNVIRERAETVERLRREAEEDRAAAAALRAEYEQRLAEARAEAASIEESAHQEADRKFDEIVARARDEARRAHDALREEVERERRRAWEELRHLVIDTAIDAASRVVERSLDSADNRRIVEEFLAEMESGGSDRQNA
- the atpB gene encoding F0F1 ATP synthase subunit A is translated as MLNWDTVVMTWVVMGILTVFGILVLSRLNPGRPSGMQAVAELAVEFVDGLVKRNTPGRAGSAFPVMSTLFLFILVANLLGLVPGLRSPTADINVTLALAVSVFATSAAVGIRTKGLDGYLREYFEPNLLFLPLNLIEAGTRIITLAFRLFGNMFAGDVLILVLAKLVAFVVPLFGQLFHVFISVLQAYLFTMLSISYVAMEADPGHSHGRE
- the atpA gene encoding F0F1 ATP synthase subunit alpha, translated to MHEPPLRVRVRTSERLHERDLERIEDQVELRTGRDVRLSVDIDPAALGGISVQARDLLVDGTVRTRLAFLYSRMEKATAGLKDLDALQEFAAALRRVVAMTQFPPAVEHVGTVLSVSDGIARTSGLDMSMMGELVKFPDGTHGMVLSLERNEVYCVVLGSDENIREGQTVRSTGRIMNVAVGRALLGRVVNVLGVPIDEGGPIVPDARSPVEAPAPGIADRSPVREPLSTGVTVVDAMVPIGRGQRELIIGDRQTGKTSLAIDAITNQRGRGVYCVYVAIGQKATAVARTVDILEQAGAMPYTTVVVATSADPAPLQFLAPYSGAAMAEHWMYSGRHALVVYDDLTRHAQAYRTMSLLLRRPPGREAYPGDIFYLHARLLERAVKHSENLGGGSVTALPIVETLGGDVSGYIPTNIISITDGQIFLDPDLFLEGVRPAVNPGLSVSRVGGDAQVQAMKDVAGRLRLDLARYRELLTFTQVGTELDVETRRTLTRGARLVELLKQRPLEHVPTEDQVIMIWAGVNGLLDHVPVESVRESARRFVEIVKRTRPAVARRIREGAKLAESLRDLEEAAREFRRSGGEAVRGEEGRGGAGEARDRGTPGGTATRGWDLQSAEGARRHDRGR
- the atpE gene encoding ATP synthase F0 subunit C; this translates as MTPSHMVILTSIGAIAIIVSVSAAVAALGNSHVAGRAMDAIARQPEARNSIFSTMLIGIGLVEATPILAIVIALILLLANPFR